Part of the Polyangiaceae bacterium genome, AGGGCTGCTGCGCCGCGAGTGAGACGCCCGCGGTCTGCGCGTGCGTGCGCAGCTTCAGGCTCTCGGCCTTCTTGGCGCCGTAGCGCTCCTTCATGAAGCGCGCCCACATGCGCCGGGCGGCGCGGAACTTGGCGATCTCCTCGAAGAAGTCGTTGTGCACGTCGAAGAAGAACGAGAGCCTCGGCGCGAACGCGTCCACGTCCATACCGCGCTCCAGGCACGCCTCCACGTAGGCGAGGCCGTCGGCCAGCGTGAAGGCGAGCTCCTGGGCCGCCGTCGCGCCGGCCTCGCGGATGTGATAGCCGCTGATGCTGACCGTGTTCCAGCGCGGCACCTCGCGCGAGCAGAACTCGATCATGTCGGTGACCATCCGCATGGCCGGACGCGGCGGGACCAGCCAGGCGTGCTGCGCGATGAACTCCTTCAGGCAGTCGTTCTGGACGGTGCCACCGATGCGGTCCCGCGGGATCCCGCGCACGTCGGCCAGCGCCACGTAGAACGCCAGTAGGACGATGGCAGGACCGTTGATGGTCATGCTGGTCGTCACCTGCTCGAGCGGGATGTCCCCGTACAGCACCTCCATGTCGCGGAGCGTGTCCACCGCGACGCCGCACATCCCGACCTCGCCGAGCGCCCGCGGCGAGTCGGAGTCGTAGCCCATCAGGGTGGGGAAATCGAAGGCCGTCGAGAGCCCGGTCTGGCCCTCCCGGAGCAGGTACTTGAAGCGCTCGTTGGTCTGCTCCGGCGTGCCGAAGCCGGCGAACATGCGCATGGTCCAGAGCCGGCTCCGGTACATGGTCGGCTGCACGCCGCGAGTGAACGGATACTGCCCGGGCAACCCCAGGTCGCGCAGGTAGTCGAAGTCCAGATCGGCGGGCGTGACCAGGTCGGGGACCTCGACGTCGCTCCAGGTCGAGAAGCGCGGCTTGCGCGGCGGCATCTTCGCGGCGCTCGGCGCCACGACGCCGGAGCGCCACTCCTTCACCGCGCGGCCGAGCTCGCCCAGTCCCTCCGGGCTCTCGCCCTCGCCGCTGAAGTCGCCCGCGTCGCCGAAGTCGGTCCGGACCTGTGCCATGGAATGGAAATAGCCAAGCGCGAGCGGGTTGGCCAGTGCGGGGTCGAGAGCCCCACCTCCGGCGAGCTGCGGCTGACTACTTTGCGCGGGCGTTCGGCGGGCCGAAGACCACGGTCACCATCGGACCGGCCTGAAGGATCATTCGCACGGGCGGAGGCTCGAGCGGCTCCTCGGACGGGGCGACCGCGCCGCCGCCGGAGCTCGACTCCATCGGACCCCCGCCGGAGTCGAACTGCACCCGCACGCCGAGCTTCAGGTGGTCCCACACGAAGGCATCGACCCCGATGGCCGCGCCGTAGCCGCCGATCATGCCGGAGCGAGATGCGCGCAGGTCGTGCGACGGTCCCCAGACCGAACGAAAGAGCGACGGCTCCAACCAGAAGTCCAGGCGCGGGGTCTGCGCGAGGTACACGCGCACCCCGATCCGCTCGGTGGTGACGTGAGCCATGCGGGACTCGCGCCCTTCGGGTCGCCAGCGGAACCACGCCCGGTGCAAGCCGAGGACCACCGCGAAGTCGGGGTTCGGTCGGAGCACGGCCGATAGCCCGGCCGCGTAACCCCAGGCGCTGGTGTCGTCGCACGGCGACGAACACTCCGCCGCGGCGCCGGCGCCGTGCGCCGACAGCTCGAGCCAGCGCCGCGGGAACACCCTGGGCTCGCGCTCGGGGTGCGCGACGACGGGCTCGAGCTCGGCGCGGGCGGGGAGCGCGAGGAGCATGACCGAGACCAGCGCGCGGGCGGGGAGCATGGCGCGGCCTCAGTTCTGGGGCTTCGCCCACTGCTCGAGCTTGGAGAGCTCCAGACGGAACATGCGGCGGACGATCTGCGGTCCGTCCGCAGCTTCCTGGTCTCCGTAGTAGAAGTAGCTGGGTGTGATCGTCCAGGCGGCATCGCGGATCCGATGGCCGGGCTCCGCGTCGAGCCTCCAGGTTTTTCCGCTCGACATGTTCGTGATGAGAAAATACGCGTCCGAGTCCAGCGCACCCGCTTCGTTGACGGTACCTAGAACAACCGCGACGTAGGCTCCCCACGCGCGGAGTGGCAAGACGCTCAGCGGCACAAAAGCGTCCCCTGGGAGATCCTGTCCGAGAGTGGCGCCAGCGCCCGACGCCTCGTACTTCCTCGGCGCCCACCAGAAGCGCGACTTCGGAGCCCAGGGCGGCTTCTGGCAGCCGCCCCCACCCTCCAGCGTGATCCCCACGATGGCCGACGGCGTCACGTTGACCAGGCAGGTCCCGGGCGGCGCCGGGTCGAGCAGCGTGCGAACGCCCTTCC contains:
- a CDS encoding methylmalonyl-CoA mutase family protein gives rise to the protein MAQVRTDFGDAGDFSGEGESPEGLGELGRAVKEWRSGVVAPSAAKMPPRKPRFSTWSDVEVPDLVTPADLDFDYLRDLGLPGQYPFTRGVQPTMYRSRLWTMRMFAGFGTPEQTNERFKYLLREGQTGLSTAFDFPTLMGYDSDSPRALGEVGMCGVAVDTLRDMEVLYGDIPLEQVTTSMTINGPAIVLLAFYVALADVRGIPRDRIGGTVQNDCLKEFIAQHAWLVPPRPAMRMVTDMIEFCSREVPRWNTVSISGYHIREAGATAAQELAFTLADGLAYVEACLERGMDVDAFAPRLSFFFDVHNDFFEEIAKFRAARRMWARFMKERYGAKKAESLKLRTHAQTAGVSLAAQQPYNNVARVALQALAAVLGGTQSLHTNSLDETYALPTAEAVTIALRTQQIVAHESGVASSIDPLGGSYYLEWLTNRLEQEALDYIRRIDEMGGMVRAVEKGYPQREIARSAYEFERKLNEGERVMVGVNDFRQEEPDRIPTLKIDEAVQRQQIEALGRVKAGRSRTEVAASLEAVRAAAKSSDNLMPPIIRAARAYCTEQEICDVLREVFGTYTDPAEF